The proteins below are encoded in one region of Polypterus senegalus isolate Bchr_013 chromosome 2, ASM1683550v1, whole genome shotgun sequence:
- the stx19 gene encoding syntaxin-19, producing the protein MKDRLEELKQRAKEAESKERVTGETGAADEEFTMKQQAIVFEKEPVVETFLNNAQHIQDDIQELDEDVKKFSQQQKGLISSMRRFSVIKKESNITRDIKIRAENIHKRLEALSLSIKRAEAEDECDSAITRIKRTQYNMLFKHFQNVMFQYNDSLTEKQDKCKQFIVRQLEVAGKDVTDEEVNRMMEQGKWEVFNENLLEDVKITKAQLSEIEQRHKELLNLESQMKDLRDLFTEIYLQVELQSGTLNNIEAIVNETKDYVEKSNNEIKLAVKYRQRNPCKVLFCCCCPCCD; encoded by the coding sequence ATGAAGGACCGACTTGAGGAACTGAAACAACGAGCCAAGGAAGCAGAGTCAAAGGAAAGAGTCACTGGAGAGACAGGGGCTGCTGATGAGGAGTTTACTATGAAGCAGCAAGCCATAGTGTTTGAAAAGGAACCAGTTGTGGAAACATTTCTAAACAATGCTCAACACATTCAGGATGATATTCAAGAATTGGACGAAGATGTCAAGAAGTTTAGCCAACAACAAAAGGGGCTAATATCCAGTATGAGACGTTTCAGTGTCATTAAAAAGGAGAGCAACATTACAAGGGACATTAAAATTCGTGCAGAAAATATCCATAAGCGTCTTGAGGCTCTGTCCCTGAGTATCAAGAGAGCAGAGGCAGAGGATGAGTGTGATTCTGCAATTACCAGAATAAAACGCACTCAGTATAATATGCTCTTCAAGCactttcagaatgttatgtttcaGTACAATGACTCCTTGACAGAAAAGCAGGACAAGTGCAAACAGTTCATTGTGCGGCAGCTGGAAGTGGCAGGTAAAGACGTGACAGATGAAGAAGTTAACAGAATGATGGAGCAAGGAAAGTGGGAAGTGTTCAATGAGAATTTACTAGAGGACGTGAAGATCACAAAAGCACAGCTCAGTGAGATAGAACAGCGTCACAAAGAACTATTGAACTTGGAAAGCCAAATGAAAGACCTACGGGATCTCTTTACAGAGATTTACTTACAAGTGGAATTGCAGAGTGGAACCTTAAATAACATTGAGGCTATTGTGAATGAAACGAAGGATTATGTTGAAAAATCCAATAATGAAATTAAGCTTGCAGTGAAATATAGGCAAAGAAATCCTTGCAAAGTGCTTTTTTGCTGCTGCTGTCCGTGCTGTGACTAA